In the Nicotiana tabacum cultivar K326 chromosome 16, ASM71507v2, whole genome shotgun sequence genome, one interval contains:
- the LOC107765782 gene encoding chromatin structure-remodeling complex protein BSH isoform X1 — MKPQSAWGSLKNPVKFKIPTAESLVPIRLDIEIDGQRFRDAFSWNPNDPDSEVVVFAKRTVKDLKLPPGFITQIAQSIQSQLTEFRSYEGQDMYTGERVVPIKLDLRVNHTVIKDHFFWDLNNFESDPEEFARTFCKDMEIEDPEVGPAIAISIREQLYEIAMQSVASARESRANKKRRVTEHISASKTGVPALDLVKLFGIRSSVVRKRKDWDVYEPIVDLLSNEEVDALEAREEKITR, encoded by the exons ATGAAGCCGCAGTCGGCATGGGGCTCACTAAAGAACCCGGTGAAGTTCAAGAT TCCAACCGCGGAGAGTCTTGTTCCTATTCGTCTGGACATTGAAATTGATGGTCAAAGATTTAGAGATGCTTTTAGTTGGAATCCAAATG ATCCTGACTCAGAAGTGGTGGTTTTCGCGAAAAGAACTGTTAAGGACTTGAAGCTTCCTCCTGGGTTTATCACTCAGATTGCTCAATCCATTCAA TCACAATTAACAGAATTTCGGTCATATGAAGGACAAGATATGTACACTGGCGAGAGAGTTGTTCCTATCAAG CTTGATCTCCGAGTAAATCATACAGTTATCAAGGACCATTTTTTCTGG GACTTGAACAATTTCGAGAGTGATCCTGAAGAATTTGCACGGACTTTTTGTAAAGATATGGAAATTGAAGACCCAGAAGTTGGA CCTGCAATAGCCATATCAATTCGAGAACAACTTTATGAG ATTGCAATGCAAAGTGTTGCATCCGCAAGAGAAAGTAGGGCAAATAAGAAACGCAGAGTGACGGAACATATCTCAGCCAG TAAGACAGGTGTACCTGCATTGGACCTGGTGAAGTTATTTGGCATTAGATCAAGTGTTGTTCG AAAAAGGAAGGACTGGGATGTATATGAACCAATTGTTGATCTCCTTTCAAATGAAGAGGTGGATGCCCTCGAGGCTAGAGAAGAGAAGATTACTCGATGA
- the LOC107765782 gene encoding chromatin structure-remodeling complex protein BSH isoform X2, which produces MPIPDPDSEVVVFAKRTVKDLKLPPGFITQIAQSIQSQLTEFRSYEGQDMYTGERVVPIKLDLRVNHTVIKDHFFWDLNNFESDPEEFARTFCKDMEIEDPEVGPAIAISIREQLYEIAMQSVASARESRANKKRRVTEHISASKTGVPALDLVKLFGIRSSVVRKRKDWDVYEPIVDLLSNEEVDALEAREEKITR; this is translated from the exons ATGCCCATTCCAG ATCCTGACTCAGAAGTGGTGGTTTTCGCGAAAAGAACTGTTAAGGACTTGAAGCTTCCTCCTGGGTTTATCACTCAGATTGCTCAATCCATTCAA TCACAATTAACAGAATTTCGGTCATATGAAGGACAAGATATGTACACTGGCGAGAGAGTTGTTCCTATCAAG CTTGATCTCCGAGTAAATCATACAGTTATCAAGGACCATTTTTTCTGG GACTTGAACAATTTCGAGAGTGATCCTGAAGAATTTGCACGGACTTTTTGTAAAGATATGGAAATTGAAGACCCAGAAGTTGGA CCTGCAATAGCCATATCAATTCGAGAACAACTTTATGAG ATTGCAATGCAAAGTGTTGCATCCGCAAGAGAAAGTAGGGCAAATAAGAAACGCAGAGTGACGGAACATATCTCAGCCAG TAAGACAGGTGTACCTGCATTGGACCTGGTGAAGTTATTTGGCATTAGATCAAGTGTTGTTCG AAAAAGGAAGGACTGGGATGTATATGAACCAATTGTTGATCTCCTTTCAAATGAAGAGGTGGATGCCCTCGAGGCTAGAGAAGAGAAGATTACTCGATGA